A single window of Ornithorhynchus anatinus isolate Pmale09 chromosome 3, mOrnAna1.pri.v4, whole genome shotgun sequence DNA harbors:
- the POLI gene encoding DNA polymerase iota isoform X2, translated as MERALPRPRSPAPSVHGPMVPVASTPHRVVVHLDLDCFYAQVEMIHNPELKGKPLGVQQKYLVVTCNYDARKLGVKKLMSIRDAKEKCPQLVLVNGEDLTRYREMSYKVTELLEEFCPVVERLGFDENFVDITEMVEKRMQQLPSNDCSTVSVVGHVYNNQTVNPNDILHVRLLIGSQIAAEMREAIHSRLGLTGCAGVASNKLLSKLVSGTFKPNQQTVLMPESCQDLISSLDHIKQMPGIGFKTTKRLESLGVSSVHDLQTFSPDILEKELGISVAQRIQKLSFGEDNSPVTPSGPPQSFSEEDSIRKCSTEVDAKKKIEELLTNLLERVYKDGRKPHTIRLTIRRFSAEKSFNRESRQCPIPSHVIQKLGTGSYDVMTPMIDILMKLFRNMVNVKVPFHLTLLSVCFSNLKAMPTSKKGTIEFYLTPSSSSTSQSGKRTHKMKDIHMEDLSQDKDVSWDFLPTGRIESTKTGESPLDSTNYPKEKEFPLQSLPEGIDHEVFSQLPLDIQEELISGKPGEKLHGKRTPSYSLRASKGVLSFFPQKDRQDSDSHCSEQNPTSAASSKHSDSLATNEPGTSGLSSPGSAYLFNLKDPSSYPESVSRDGGVSQCPKEPQAFHLSNTNPAVSTVHSIPDLQSRQLFSTEQIAADQKWPTGTLSEHQCAVKNQKQDSAEEEITFPSNIDPAVFFELPKEIQKELLDEWKRAEVSLHFKH; from the exons GTGTTCAGCAAAAATATTTGGTGGTTACCTGTAACTACGATGCTAGAAAACTTGGGGTTAAGAAACTCATGTCTATCAGAGATGCTAAAGAAAAATGCCCACAACTCGTTCTAGTTAATGGAGAAGACCTGACTCGTTATAGGGAGATGTCTTACAAGGTTACAG AATTATTGGAAGAATTCTGTCCTGTCGTTGAAAGACTTGGATTTGATGAAAATTTTGTGGATATCACAGAGATGGTGGAAAAGAGAATGCAGCAGTTGCCGAGTAATGACTGTTCTACAGTCTCTGTGGTTGGCCACGTGTATAATAATCAAA CTGTGAACCCGAACGACATCTTGCACGTCAGACTCCTCATCGGTTCTCAGATTGCAGCAGAGATGAGGGAGGCCATTCACAGCCGGCTGGGCCTCACGGGCTGTGCGGGAGTGGCTTCTAATAAACTCCTGTCAAAATTAGTGTCTGGCACTTTTAAACCCAATCAGCAAACAGTCCTTATGCCTGAGAGTTGTCAAGATCTCATTAGCAGTCTGGACCACATAAAGCAAATGCCAG gtattggctttaaaacaaccAAGCGCCTGGAGTCATTGGGTGTCAGCAGTGTGCATGATCTTCAGACTTTTTCACCTGATATACTTGAGAAGGAATTAGGAATTTCAGTTGCACAACGAATCCAGAAACTCAGCTTTGGAGAAGATAACTccccagtgaccccatctggaccACCTCAG TCCTTTAGTGAAGAAGATTCCATCAGAAAGTGCTCTACAGAAGtggatgctaaaaaaaaaatagaagaactACTAACCAATCTCCTAGAGAG AGTTTACAAAGATGGAAGGAAACCTCATACAATAAGATTAACCATCCGTCGATTTTCAGCAGAGAAATCTTTTAATCGGGAGAGTCGGCAGTGTCCTATCCCATCTCATGTAATTCAGAAGTTAGGAACAG GAAGCTATGATGTTATGACTCCAATGATTGATATACTTATGAAACTGTTTCGAAATATGGTAAACGTGAAGGTGCCATTTCACCTTACACTTTTGAGCGTGTGCTTCTCCAACCTTAAAGCAATGCCGACTTCTAAGAAGGGAACTATTGAATTTTAtttaacaccatcatcatcatcaacttcacAGTCTGGTAAAAGGACACAT AAAATGAAAGACATTCATATGGAAGATCTCTCACAAGACAAGGATGTCAGCTGGGATTTTCTACCTACCGGAAGAATAGAAAGCACAAAAACCGGAGAATCTCCGTTAGACTCCACAAATTATCCAAAGGAGAAAGAatttcctcttcagtccctccctgaGGGCATTGACCATGAGGTATTTAGCCAGCTTCCATTAGATATTCAAGAAGAACTTATCTCTGGGAAACCTGGGGAAAAACTCCATGGAAAGAGAACTCCCAGTTATTCTTTGCGGGCCTCTAAAGGAGTACTGTCTTTCTTTCCTCAAAAAGACAGGCAGGACAGTGACTCACATTGCAGCGAGCAAAACCCAACATCTGCAGCAAGCAGCAAACATTCAGATTCTTTAGCTACAAATGAGCCAGGGACATCAGGTTTAAGTAGTCCTGGCTCAGCATATCTTTTCAATTTAAAAGATCCTTCTTCCTATCCGGAAAGCGTTTCAAGAGATGGAGGTGTGAGCCAATGTCCGAAGGAACCCCAAGCCTTCCACCTTTCAAATACAAACCCTGCAGTGTCtactgtccattccattccagaCTTGCAAAGTCGACAACTTTTTTCCACCGAACAAATTGCAGCTGACCAGAAGTGGCCCACAGGAACACTTTCTGAGCATCAGTGCGCTGTGAAAAACCAAAAGCAGGACtctgcagaggaggaaattaCTTTTCCTTCCAACATTGACCCCGCAGTTTTCTTTGAACTACCAAAAGAAATACAAAAGGAACTCCTGGATGAATGGAAGAGAGCAGAAGTATCTTTACACTTTAAACACTAA